The following proteins are co-located in the Streptosporangiales bacterium genome:
- a CDS encoding BCCT family transporter, translating into MATTSAPPESSGGSSPTGTQRHSVAPRVFIPAAIVIVAFVIYGVALPKQAETLILAVQSAIVAGFSWYYVGLVSAFVVFAVWLGVGHFGDIKLGPDDEEPEFGVVAWLSMLFAAGMGIGLVYWGVAEPLRHLAEPKPGFDGTREEAGQQAMIQTFLHWGIHPWAIYVVIGLAIAYAVHRKGRPISIRWALEPLFGDRVKGWVGDLIDIVAIVGTLFGVATSLGLGVMQIGAGLGFTMGIEPSTMLYIILIGSITLLATLSVVTGVKRGIKWLSNLNMGLAGGMLLFVLLTGPTLFIAREFMQSIGLYVQNILSLSFDVTALQGGDGQTWQATWTSFYWGWWISWAPFVGVFIARISRGRTVRQFVGGVLLVPSVITFLWFSVFGGSGIYKQLFQNGNFIDRSQDPPVSTDGALFNLLEGLPGGFFVSILAIILITLFFVTSSDSGSLVVDMLASGGDPEPPTWSRIFWAVAEGAVAIALLTAGGLVALQTMSILIALPFSIVMILMCFATYKELHAERQAVLRVQRRRQREELTEHVSQSLIKEGLIDEPEPDGAGGTSTSGTATATLTRESTEPRDRLDD; encoded by the coding sequence GTGGCCACAACGTCAGCGCCACCAGAATCGTCGGGCGGCAGCAGTCCAACCGGTACGCAGCGACATTCGGTCGCGCCACGCGTGTTCATACCTGCCGCCATCGTCATCGTCGCCTTCGTCATCTACGGCGTCGCACTGCCGAAGCAGGCAGAGACTCTCATCCTGGCCGTGCAGTCGGCGATCGTCGCCGGGTTCAGCTGGTACTACGTCGGCCTGGTCTCCGCCTTCGTAGTGTTCGCCGTCTGGCTCGGCGTCGGACACTTCGGCGACATCAAGCTCGGCCCGGACGACGAGGAGCCGGAGTTCGGCGTCGTCGCCTGGTTGTCGATGCTGTTCGCCGCCGGCATGGGCATCGGCCTGGTGTACTGGGGCGTCGCCGAGCCACTGCGCCACCTCGCCGAGCCGAAGCCGGGCTTCGACGGGACCCGCGAAGAGGCCGGCCAGCAGGCGATGATCCAGACGTTCCTCCACTGGGGCATCCACCCGTGGGCGATCTACGTCGTCATCGGCCTCGCGATCGCGTACGCGGTGCACCGCAAAGGCCGGCCGATCTCCATCCGCTGGGCACTCGAGCCGCTGTTCGGCGACCGGGTGAAGGGCTGGGTCGGCGACCTCATCGACATCGTCGCGATCGTCGGCACCCTGTTCGGTGTCGCCACGTCGCTCGGTCTCGGTGTGATGCAGATCGGCGCCGGACTCGGCTTCACCATGGGCATCGAGCCGTCCACGATGCTCTACATCATCCTGATCGGCAGCATCACGCTTCTCGCCACGCTGTCGGTGGTGACCGGTGTGAAGCGGGGCATCAAGTGGCTGTCGAACCTGAACATGGGTCTCGCCGGTGGGATGCTGCTGTTCGTGCTCCTCACCGGCCCGACGCTGTTCATCGCCCGCGAGTTCATGCAGTCGATCGGGCTCTACGTACAGAACATCCTGTCGCTGAGCTTCGACGTCACCGCCCTGCAGGGTGGCGACGGTCAGACGTGGCAGGCCACGTGGACCTCGTTCTACTGGGGTTGGTGGATCTCCTGGGCACCGTTCGTCGGTGTGTTCATCGCCCGCATCTCCCGCGGGCGCACGGTCCGCCAGTTCGTCGGTGGCGTGCTGCTCGTGCCGAGCGTCATCACGTTCCTCTGGTTCTCCGTGTTCGGCGGTTCCGGCATCTACAAGCAGCTGTTCCAGAACGGCAACTTCATCGACAGGAGCCAGGACCCGCCGGTCAGCACCGACGGCGCCCTGTTCAACCTCCTCGAGGGCCTGCCAGGCGGGTTCTTCGTCAGCATCCTCGCGATCATCCTGATCACGCTGTTCTTCGTGACCTCGTCGGACTCGGGATCGCTAGTCGTCGACATGCTCGCGTCCGGCGGCGACCCGGAGCCACCCACCTGGAGCCGGATCTTCTGGGCGGTCGCAGAAGGCGCAGTCGCCATCGCGTTGCTCACCGCGGGTGGGCTCGTCGCACTGCAGACGATGTCCATCCTCATCGCGTTGCCGTTCAGCATCGTGATGATCCTGATGTGCTTCGCGACGTACAAGGAGCTGCACGCCGAGCGGCAGGCGGTGCTGCGCGTGCAGCGGCGTCGCCAGCGCGAGGAGCTCACCGAGCACGTGTCGCAGTCGCTGATCAAGGAAGGCTT